The Balaenoptera acutorostrata chromosome 6, mBalAcu1.1, whole genome shotgun sequence genome includes the window CGGCTTTGCCGGAAAAGGGGTCACGCTCCTCTGACCGTTGCTATCACCTGGCAGCTGAAGACAGCCGCAGGGCTTTCCTCCTCCGCTGGCGCGCCCGGGGCAGCTCGCTGTTCTGCGGCTGCGGTTGACGCCGAGAAGGGGCCGGCGCCCGGCTCCAGGAACTAAGCCCAGGGGCCACGGCAGCCGCCGATCGCGCGTGGAAGGGATCTTCCCTCGGGGATTCTGTGCGCCTCCTCCGTCCTCAACTTGCTTTCAGGGACGCAGGGTGAGAGGGGCTCCGAACTGTGACCGGGAAAGCACGGAGTGGCCTGCAGCCCCTCGGCCTGCGTGGTCCGCGACTCCCAAATGGGGTCCTGCTTGTTCCACAGAGTCACTGAAGGCCAGCTGTTACTTTCTGATTTGCTAAGAAAACAAACCCTCGTCAATATCGTTCCTCTTTGCCTGGAGAGATGTCCTAAATTTGTCTGAGCACAGGCTTCTCTGAAGGAAGGTTTTATTTCCTCAATCTGAAATACCAAACGGCCCCTTGCCCCAGGAGACTGCGTCAGCGCGGTTGTGGATTTGGAGTCGTATTCCAAGCAGTACCGGCTCTAATTAGGCGCCCCCTGCTCCGCCTCGCCAAAAGCATGCATCCTTTCACGTTCCCGGTTTTCTCCTGGCGTGAATTTCCATGAAAACTCAGCATTTCCTTCCTACCTACCCTTGGATAAAAAACAGAGCTTTGCCAAATCAGGAGAtgtgggaagaagggaaagaaagtctGCGTCTTGGAGGGCCCCGGGCACAGTCGCCCAGGGGTTATCTTCGAGGGCGCTGCCCGATCCGAAGAGGAAGTCAGGGAGAAGCCAACGCCACCCGCTCTCCCGGGAGACCCCAAAGGAGAAAGAGGACGCTTCTTAAAAAGCCAAATGTGAATCTCAACTTTACATACCCCGCAAAGAGAACCTCAGTTTCCGAGCCAAGAATCAGCagccagaaaatatttttttgttttattttatgttgttaatTTGGATTACAGAGCATCGCGTCCAAGATAGATGGGAAGGGTTCCTGGTGCCAGTGGAGCATCTGATGACCAAAGAGACAAGGATGTGAGCAAAGATGGGGTGAAGGTGGGAGGCACTGAAGACCCTGGCACCTGGGCTAGAAACCAAGTACCCTGCGATGCATGCCGGGCCACAACGGATAGCCCGGCAGACGGGAGCCTCCGGGCAAGCATGTCACCGAAttttggttctctctctctctgcctctatctctctctttccccaccaAGAGCAATCTGAAGTCAGTCTCTATCTAATAGGCTCGCAGCAAAAGTTTCCCCAAACTCGCCCACACTTTAGAATTGCAATCACAGAGAACAGCCCAGATACAGACAttctaagaagaaaatgaagcttaGACTCTGGATCAAGAGTCTACCTTTGGGGAAACGACTGTACACTGGGTACCACTGAGTGTCACAATTTGTATTATGTTCCCGCAGCTGCAAAAGCGACAGAGCTTGGGGGAAAGGAACAAGCTCTGGGACGGGGTGAGGAGTCAGCAGAAGGGAGAGACGGGGACCCCAAGTGAAGGCTACTAGGAGGGGAGGGGCGTCCCTTGAAAACAGTGTAAGAATCTCTCGGGTGAGCCTTAGGCTGGCGCTGACGGTGTTCCTTCCTGTGCTTTTAGAGTCCGGCCTCAGCGCAGCCTCGCCCCTCTGCGACGGGACCCGGGTGCAGGAGCGCGACGTGGGTGACAGCGGCGGCGGCGCGCGCGGGGATGGCTCGGAGCATCCCAAAGGGCGGCCCCGGCGGAAGCCGCGCGTGCTCTTCTCGCAGGCGCAGGTGCTGGCTCTGGAGCGGCGCTTCAAGCAGCAGCGGTACCTGTCGGCGCCGGAACGCGAGCACCTGGCCAGCGCGTTGCAGCTCACGTCGACACAGGTCAAGATCTGGTTCCAGAACCGGCGCTATAAGTGCAAGAGACAGCGCCAGGACAAGTCCCTGGAACTGGCGGGCCACCCGCTAGCGCCGCGCCGGGTGGCGGTGCCCGTGCTGGTGCGGGATGGCAAGCCCTGCCTGGGCCCCCGCACGCCCGCCTTCTCCGGCCCCTATGGCGCGGCCGCGGCGCCCTATTCCTGTTTCGGCGGCTACGCGGGCGCTGCCTACAGCGGTCCCTACGGCGGCGGCTACGCCGGCGCGCCCCCGGGCCCCGCGCCCCCCGCACCCCAGGCCAGCTCTGACTTCAGCGGGGGGGGACCGAGCGCCAACCCGCAGGGCCATCTGCCCGCCACGCTTCAGGGGGTCAGGGCCTGGTGAGGCGTCTTGGCTCGGATGCGCCACCCTGAACAGATAGATGCTCGGTCCCGCCTCTCCGCTAACCGATCGCGGCCGGGATGAGGGAGCGCCGCCGTGGAGGAAACAGGCGACCCGATGGCACTTCTCTCCCGAGCGATCCCTGGGACTAGGAATTGCCTTCGACTAGCCATCCAGCTGAAGGCCCTGGGGGCGTTCTTCTCCCTAGAGACGCAACGCGGGGCCTCCGCCAGCCGCCCACGAAGCAGCACTGGGAGGGAGGAAAGCCAAGGGTGGCTGGCAGTTTCGGGCGTCAGAGTAGTAGTTCTGAGGCAGGTGACTTTTCAGGCCTCAAATACAGGGGCTGAGAGGCTCCTTAATTTGTGTGCAGCAGCCCCAGGGAATGGGGAGGTGATGGGGGTGCTCTGGAGGGCCTCGATCCCCCATTAAAggcaacgggggggggggggaaagaaggagaaaaagagatgagCCAGGGGAGGGGGATGAAGAGCCTGGAAGAGGAAGACCAGGAGGTCAGGAAGACTTGTGCGAGCCGGTTCTGCTGCAGGGGTTAATCTGcgccccccaccccttccacGGGCTGCGCTCCCTGGGACTCAGTATCCAGTGGAGCGCTTTTTTCTGGAGGCACAATTGTTCTCCAGAAGATATCCACCACACTCTAGTTCTTCCCTCACTGTAAGTGCATTTTATCTCCTGTATACAGCTCAGCCTCTTGAGTAAATAGACTAAATATATTAGTGTGTGTTTGCCTTGTGTGTAGGCCATTAGAATCTATCCACCTCTCGGTTTCTGCTCAACGACttcaaattaaagtaaaaatgaaactCAGAAGTTCTAAGTCTTCAGTACGTTGAGAATTCCCTAGAGAGACAAAACTTGGATTCAGCTCTGGAGAGGTTACCTCTCCCCATCTCCTTCCCAACCAGCCCCAGTAGGTTTTCTTTCAGAAGGTAGTAGGTTTCTAAATTCCACATCAGAAAAGGAGGCTCCCACTTGTCCGTTAAGTCCTAACAGGATGGGCAGGAAGCCTGAACTTTACGGAAAGTTACAATTCCCCCAGGCGCAAATATGTCTGAAATCATGCAAACTGAAGACTGAGAACAAACTCATTTTGTTAATGGGAACATGGGAATCAAATAAGAAAGTTGTCTTTGGCAGATACTAGTACAAAAATcaggctcttttctttttctttggatatCATTTTTTAGACAATGAAAAACTCTTCTTCTTCATCCCCTGGACCACTAACTTGTCAAAAGTTCAAttctattatttaataaattctaattttaattaaattgtacTGGccctgcattttctcatttctgcaTCTGCCCTGGTTGTTTTTTTGCCAACGTGGGAAACAGGGACTGCTTGGTCCTATGTAAACGATGCCTGACAACTGACAGCTTACATCTCTTAAAGTTTAAGTTAAAAACAAGGGTAAGTATTCACATTTCTCCTTACTAccatttccttatattttctctcctttttggtttcatcctttttctcttttatttctccataaatatgttaataaaagTGTATTTAGAAGCACCCTGCAGTGTTTTTCAATTATAGTTagtcttgcatccctgggattaaaatgtatattttaaattaagaaatgtctgtatattttaaattaagaaatctcaataaatattcctTGGTCAATTAAGCTAAGACAAAAAAATTAGAGATTACAGTTAAAATCTCCATCATGAGAAAATTGTCACATGGTGATATCATACTTCTTTCACTTTGCCGGGGGGTGGGTATTCcttacaaaagaaaaagttacCTGTGGACACTGGCCTTAGATTCATGACAGTTGAGTTTAAGTTTAATGCTGACACTGCTTAACCATCTGTCTGGCCTTCAGTTGTTCAGTGAGTTGTATTAAATTTTCCTGAGATCAGATTCTAAACCACTAtaggttaattttaaaaaatcttttgttctCCTTTGGGCAAAGGTCTTACCTAGAAATGTAGGTCATCATTGTATGGATCTAGCAAAGTATTGATACTTGGCACAGagtagaaaattaataaatgctattctcttcaccctcccaccctcttgCAACCCAAGGAGTGGTTACCAGACAcgtgctgttctttttttttttttttttttttttggagcatagttgatttacaatactgtgttagtttcaggtgtacagcagtgttGTTCTGAATAGGCTTTGCCTCCTGAGCTCCCTCCATGCTTTTTGCCACATGGAAAAGCCCAGGAGGGAGATCGATGACTGTGGTCAAGCCTGGGAGTGAAGGGGACAGGGGCTTAGTTCAATCATCAATATCTCAGTCATTGCTGGACATGGGACACAAGAGAAAATAAGATTTGGCTGGCGCCCTGAAGGAATTTATTATCTAATTGGATACCAGAGACTAACATGAGAAAGGTATCTGAAAATACAAGGTGATATATGCTGCATGTCAAGTCAGACACACAATAAGCtctctaaaaagaatgaaaagccagTGTGAGCTGGGATGCTTAGAGAAGGTGCTTAGAGGAGGTGGATTAAGCCTGGTGATTAGGGTGGGAATGACACTACTTACTGGGAGAGGGTCTGGGCAAGGTCTAGGACTTAGGAAAGGAGAAGAGTAAATGGGCACATGCCAAAGCTAGAGTCATATTTTCTAGTAGTTTGAGATACAGTTCAAGGCTAGCTTCTGGGACTTTGTAAACTGCAATCAATTGGCTGAGGGGCTTCGGAAGGCAGGAGTGGGTGTTGCTTTCATGTATACCCAAGATGTTCCATTAACCTGGGACATTTTCTGTTTTGCTGTCCAGATTGCCGTAGCATCCATATTTGCTGAcctaaacaaacaagcaaacttaTAACAAAACATTGTCCATGTGCAACCCATGTGGCTTTTTTCTTCAAATGAGCATGTGGAAGTTTGAGATTCCCAGGACACCAAGGAGATTTCTTTCCAAAAGGAAAGGAGAGTAAAGGAAAACTCTCTTCTCCCAACTCCCCACTTTAAGTGATCCTGTCAGGATCACTTTAAAACACATCCCTCTCCCAGATCATCAAGCCCACCCCCAGCTGCCCATCTTCCGTCCTGTAATCTCTCCTTCGCACTGAAAGCTGTCCCTTTTTGTGTGTCTTACCAACCACAGCTTATCCAAAGCAGGGCTTTCACCAGGGAGCCGCTCTGTAAGCAATCAGCCTCTTATCTGCCTCGTTCAGTCCCGTCACTCGGGTCACCTCTTAATGTTCACAAGTTTCCCAAATGGGAAGTAATTGAcctctaaacaaaacaaaaaagctctCAGAGAGATAGCAGAGGTTCCTTTCCTGGCTGTCCCAGGGCTAGGGTCTCACCTAGGCCAGGTGGATAAGTCAATAAAATTGCAGACTTCCTGGCTCCCCTGTCCTCCgtcctcccccaccccgtccctTCAAACCAGCCTCATCCAATACTATCTGCAAATCAGATGCAGCACGAATCAAACCGTAGATCTCAGGGTGGCCAGAGATTTCTGGTATTTCTTTTCCGTAATTTTGTCATTATCAAGATAGAACGTTGAagggacatatttttaaaattccatttgaaaAGTGTTTACAATCTTCAGGGTTTATACCAGCTCTTCATTATATCAGCCCAATAGcttgcctttttccttttttcacaaAACAAGGGAACTCCCAGGCATAACAGCCGTGCCCCCAACCTGCACCGTTCCACAAAGAGGCCTCTTCGGAGAGTTGGAAGGTGGTGGAggacctgagttaggagttgttgGCCTTCATTCTAGGCCAGTTCCACTAGTGACACACTATGTGACCTTCAGCAAGACTtgcaacctctctgggcttcagcctctttatttataaaattgaggAAGTGCATCTCTGAGGCTATTATTCTAATTTGGGGTGGCTCCCTGTTGATTTCAGATGCCTTTATGATTTTTCAATTCTAAGATAGATTATATATCCAGAAGACTACGTAAAACATATATGTTTAATAACCCGGCACAGTTTAATAACTGTAAAGTGAACACAGATGTAACCCCTCTCAAGGCAAGAAACAGGGAGTGCCAGCTCCCCAGCAgcccttctccccagcccctccaaATATGTaaaccccttccctccttccccaaagGAGATACCAGCTATTCTGACTTCTGTGATAATAATTCATAGGTTTCTCTTTGTGGATTTACCCATATGGACACCTCCTTCAACGGTGTGGTTTAATTTTGTCTGATTATAGACGTTGCATAAATAGAATCATAGTGCATGCATtctttagtgacttgcttcttttcttcaactttatgtttgtgagatttatccatgaGGTTGGGTGGAGCTTAAGTTTGCTCATTCTCATTGCTACATTGTATCCCACTGAATGCATGTACCTCAATGTACGTATTTACCGAAAATGCAGCCAGCTGGGTGCTATAACACAGAATGCTACTAGTGGTACCTTTTCTCACAGGTACAGCTGCGGCTGCTGTATCCTGCAGCTGGAGTTGGTCCCGGCTTCTAGGAGCTGTTCTGCGTTGCAGAGGAAGGATCCATCCTCTGACAGATTTCTATTTATGTAACAACAGCCTTTTAACTTTGGTATGATTTCATTGTGTACTCACCACCTCCATCTGAGGCAGAGCACATCACTGTTTCCATTTGCAGAGGAAGAGTCCAAGGGCCAGAAAGGTGACAGCCACACTGTAACTTAGTGACAGAATTGGGACTAGACCCCAGACCCTCTGCCCCCTAGTCCTGGGTTACTTCCACTGAATACTCAACAAAGAGTCCAAGTCCTTACACAAATCAGGTGACTGTTGAGtgatactgttttcttcatttcctgaGGGAAAAGTGCATGAGGGATGGGAGCCTTTTGGAAAGCATCCAGAGGGGATAAATATGAAGCAAGAGGCCAGAGAGGGTGGAGGTGGTTGGAGAGATATAACTGCATTTTCAGGCACTTATGAGCAAACAGAGTATTTCAGTGCTCTGGCTTTTGCACCCCCCTGCCCATTTTTGTCTACATTTTCCTCTGACTTTGTGCCCCCGGAGATGTTGATTCATGCTTTCAGTGGCCAGCTTCTGAACTGGAGAGAATTCAGCACTGAGCTGTTTCTCCTCAGTTCCACCTCCCCCCACCTGGGGAGAGAGCTTCGTGGGAAgtccctctgccttccttttgCTCTGTTTAGACTCCGGTAAGTCCCCCTACCCTCAACCTGAGAGAAGGATGTGGTCTTAGTGACACAGTCCAGATTCCACTGCAGGAAAAGCAGATATGCCAGCAGCCAGGCCACAGACCTCAGAGTGTTTTCTGACTTAGTCCCTATAGGGCTGTCCTCATAATCTGGTCTCAGTCATACCTGCTTCCTTCCCATCCATGCTTCAATGGCTGCTGCTTCCTCCTCTCACCAGCCCAGCTTAATTGCCTGAAACCCGAGGGCCCGGGAAATTGGAATCCGAAGTTATGACTTCAGTAAGCCAAAGGTGAACCTTTCTTTGGATGGTTCCTGATTCCCGTCCTTCTCTGGGCCCTCTGGTGCCTCCCCTGGACCTTCCCTGTGGGTCAGGTCTCCCAGGACCTGCTCCTGGAGCATCTTAAACCTCCCCATCACAATGCATTTACTCTCTATGTCTGTTGTACCATCTAAACAATCAACCTCATGTCTGCCTCAGACCCCGATGTGTTTCCAACACACCTTGCACCTGTCATGGAGAAGGGGCTCAATACTGTTTGTTGattgaacaaatgagtgaatggtGGCTCTCTGGCTTTCCTGCATGGCCTCACAAAGTCTGCATGGAAGACCTGGGCTCTGACCTGGCTCCTTGGTAGTCAGACCCTCTGGAAGAAAGTCCTCCTGTATG containing:
- the NKX2-6 gene encoding homeobox protein Nkx-2.6, with translation MLLNPVTSTPFSVNDILRLEHEQIGPEALQLRGARRSPESPQYLLPVPEQLGSEVPSAGSGDGDRRQEGSESPKGLCETVTEMDAEPVGEPQSGLSAASPLCDGTRVQERDVGDSGGGARGDGSEHPKGRPRRKPRVLFSQAQVLALERRFKQQRYLSAPEREHLASALQLTSTQVKIWFQNRRYKCKRQRQDKSLELAGHPLAPRRVAVPVLVRDGKPCLGPRTPAFSGPYGAAAAPYSCFGGYAGAAYSGPYGGGYAGAPPGPAPPAPQASSDFSGGGPSANPQGHLPATLQGVRAW